A genomic window from Salvia miltiorrhiza cultivar Shanhuang (shh) chromosome 5, IMPLAD_Smil_shh, whole genome shotgun sequence includes:
- the LOC131026577 gene encoding probable small nuclear ribonucleoprotein F, whose product MATVPVNPKPFLNNLTGKPVMVKLKWGMEYKGYLVSVDSYMNLQLANAEEYIDGQCTGSLGEILIRCNNVLYLRGVPEDEEIEEADRD is encoded by the coding sequence ATGGCTACTGTACCAGTTAACCCAAAGCCTTTCTTGAATAATTTGACTGGGAAGCCTGTCATGGTCAAACTCAAATGGGGAATGGAATACAAAGGTTACCTCGTCTCTGTGGATTCATACATGAACTTGCAGCTTGCAAATGCTGAGGAATACATTGATGGGCAGTGCACTGGAAGCCTCGGAGAAATCTTGATCAGATGCAATAATGTTCTGTATCTTCGCGGCGTCCCTGAGGATGAAGAGATTGAAGAAGCTGACCGTGATTAG
- the LOC131026653 gene encoding chloroplast envelope quinone oxidoreductase homolog: MASRLMHALVYGGGYVDGAVGLKHVEVPVPSPGKDELLIKVEAASINPVDWKIYNLRNLLRPFLSRSHPPIPGNDVAGEVVEVGSRVQKFKPGDNVVTVLSVYTAGGLSEYCVAKEKVTVLRPAEVSAAEGAGLPVAGLTALVSLTQYAGLKLNKHGDENGPQKNILVTAASGGVGQYAVQLAKLGGAHVTATCGARNFELVKGLGADEVLDYKTAEGAALVSPSGRRYDAVVHCAPTVPWSVFEPNLAENGVVIDLIPSLGTKWASTVKKITFSKKKLFTFMLTPSDDEGLKFLVGLMKEGKLKTIIDSKHALSKGEEGWSKGVSGHATGKIVIEP, translated from the exons ATGGCGAGCAGGCTTATGCATGCACTTGTTTACGGCGGCGGTTACGTCGACGGAGCCGTGGGTTTGAAG CATGTTGAAGTTCCAGTTCCTAGTCCAGGAAAAGATGAACTTCTCATAAAGGTGGAAGCTGCAAGCATAAATCCAGTTGATTGGAAGATCTATAATCTTAGAAATCTGCTACGCCCCTTTCTTTCTAGATCTCATCCTCCCATTCCCG GCAACGATGTGGCGGGAGAGGTGGTGGAGGTTGGATCTCGAGTCCAAAAATTCAAACCCGGTGATAATGTTGTTACCGTTTTGAGTGTTTAT ACTGCGGGTGGCTTATCCGAGTACTGCGTGGCTAAGGAAAAAGTGACGGTTTTGAGGCCGGCGGAAGTGTCCGCTGCCGAGGGTGCGGGCCTTCCCGTTGCCGGCCTCACTGCCCTCGTATCCCTCACGCAGTATGCCGGGCTCAAGCTCAACAAACACGGAGACGAAAACGGGCCCCAGAAGAACATTCTAGTAACCGCCGCTTCGGGCGGGGTCGGGCAATACGCCGTCCAGCTGGCGAAGCTGGGTGGCGCGCACGTGACGGCCACGTGCGGGGCCCGCAACTTCGAGCTAGTGAAAGGGCTCGGAGCGGACGAGGTCCTGGACTACAAGACGGCCGAGGGGGCGGCTCTCGTTAGCCCGTCGGGCAGGAGATACGACGCCGTGGTGCATTGCGCGCCGACGGTTCCTTGGTCGGTTTTCGAGCCGAACCTCGCCGAAAACGGCGTCGTAATTGACCTAATTCCGAGTCTCGGCACTAAGTGGGCTTCTACGGTGAAGAAGATCACTTTCTCCAAGAAGAAGTTGTTCACTTTCATGTTGACTCCTAGTGATGATGAAGGTTTGAAATTCCTAGTTGGATTGATGAAGGAAGGGAAGCTCAAGACGATTATTGACTCGAAGCATGCTTTGAGTAAAGGTGAAGAAGGTTGGAGTAAAGGTGTTAGTGGTCATGCAACTGGGAAGATCGTTATAGAGCCTTAA